From the genome of Variovorax sp. RA8, one region includes:
- a CDS encoding N-6 DNA methylase: protein MKDKLIKGIQKNITRMVEVSRQGLTEQQCMIDLSQLSFNFVSSDWFWSMQFPWGSMYHSDFMAQELSNYKKDPEAWELLQTITQDYWQLVKLCDPFTDVMHLIGYSSQKLSKAMGQFLTPPTVADGLFRLTCTLPELETGEDILVGDPAGCGAGSLLLGWLRYAHELHPTRLNQVHMFGVDLDRKMVRMTALQITMSCLVHDIPLGSLSLHCCNGITDYDHYAFGSTKFLAYRFAADRNRYVIFNLKNRAEAPETEAA, encoded by the coding sequence ATGAAAGACAAACTTATCAAGGGGATTCAGAAGAACATCACACGGATGGTGGAAGTATCAAGGCAAGGGTTGACTGAGCAACAGTGCATGATTGACCTCAGCCAGCTATCTTTCAATTTTGTAAGTAGCGACTGGTTTTGGAGCATGCAGTTTCCATGGGGGAGCATGTATCACTCTGACTTCATGGCTCAGGAACTCAGCAACTACAAGAAAGACCCTGAAGCTTGGGAGTTGCTCCAGACCATCACACAGGACTACTGGCAACTGGTGAAGCTGTGTGATCCGTTCACCGATGTCATGCACCTCATCGGCTACAGCTCACAGAAGCTCTCAAAGGCTATGGGCCAGTTCCTAACACCTCCTACGGTGGCAGACGGCTTGTTTAGGCTCACATGCACCTTGCCCGAGCTGGAGACGGGTGAGGACATCCTAGTAGGCGATCCTGCTGGATGTGGGGCAGGTTCACTTTTGCTTGGATGGCTCAGATATGCCCACGAGCTACACCCCACCAGACTCAACCAGGTGCACATGTTCGGGGTAGACCTAGATCGCAAGATGGTCCGCATGACGGCACTCCAAATCACCATGTCATGCCTTGTTCATGACATCCCACTTGGAAGCCTGTCCCTCCATTGCTGCAACGGCATCACTGACTACGACCACTATGCATTTGGCAGCACCAAATTTCTTGCCTACAGGTTCGCAGCAGACCGGAACAGGTATGTCATCTTCAACCTGAAGAATCGCGCTGAAGCTCCCGAGACGGAGGCAGCATGA
- a CDS encoding N-6 DNA methylase yields MTLSKQIQKLVHGSRDIRTPKAGLEAMFEAVINSLPKAPYMTAFPHGYLRINPEFVTMTKHTAKDLAQLKACADTYLDMVRSAEPFEDVLGGEYDQYLGFDWGQFFTPSDVASLIGELNTSTGHHDQAIASNQPISISDVCSGGGALTMGMLQSLYQEHGKPAIALVDIHAADRDPHMCRLTSLQVILSSMVHQVPFASLRVECGNPLIQDEKLFTYAIPHVRKYLSNHQPNDLDKEEINRQVARLKTVEVVQAL; encoded by the coding sequence ATGACACTCTCAAAACAGATACAGAAACTTGTCCATGGGTCCCGAGACATCAGGACACCAAAGGCAGGGCTAGAAGCGATGTTTGAGGCAGTAATCAACTCACTGCCCAAGGCACCCTACATGACGGCATTCCCTCATGGCTACCTGAGAATCAACCCTGAGTTCGTGACCATGACGAAGCACACGGCCAAGGATCTCGCGCAGCTCAAGGCATGTGCTGACACCTACTTGGATATGGTTCGCAGTGCAGAGCCGTTTGAGGATGTCCTAGGGGGTGAATACGACCAATATCTAGGCTTTGACTGGGGCCAGTTCTTCACTCCGTCAGATGTAGCCAGCCTCATTGGCGAGTTGAACACCTCCACGGGGCACCACGACCAAGCCATAGCCAGCAACCAGCCGATCAGCATCAGTGATGTGTGTAGCGGAGGAGGAGCCTTGACCATGGGGATGCTCCAGAGCCTCTACCAGGAACACGGCAAGCCAGCTATCGCTCTGGTGGACATCCATGCGGCAGACCGTGACCCTCACATGTGCAGGCTCACGAGTCTTCAAGTCATCTTGTCCTCAATGGTTCATCAAGTGCCGTTTGCCAGCCTTCGGGTTGAGTGTGGCAACCCGTTGATTCAAGATGAAAAGCTGTTCACTTATGCGATACCTCATGTGAGAAAGTATCTTTCGAACCATCAGCCCAATGATTTGGACAAGGAAGAAATAAACAGGCAGGTAGCACGGCTTAAAACGGTGGAAGTTGTCCAGGCCCTCTAA
- a CDS encoding DUF4116 domain-containing protein → MALYKTKETALKHLKNNQSFSCKVFDLFREDMDVVREAVIHDKWAQIPSCFADNKELALHSCSRNPFAFKHFSPRVRSDREVLIAALKSQTKIPSTSIDFNDWEMVAAYVSSPNCSFGDLPAEILSSASHVVELVKNDSTALASVPYHCLDNEAFMKTMMEFNIHSFQYASERLRNSVDFVLPYCTKHPLMVWDLGNELKNNKDFITHLLESDKAIYNYLPLNMRGRKSFARYVADNPETHHAIPSEILDDDGLVDLMVQNTYKSRLLELYTRLPATQKMRLSIMEKVFVDTNSQISVEVLPVELLEQIGFAGSNWRDCPSNGLHLLELYRTAKLKDSLDSKLSIKEDNKRKVKI, encoded by the coding sequence ATGGCTCTATACAAAACAAAAGAAACCGCACTGAAACATCTTAAAAACAATCAAAGCTTTAGCTGCAAAGTGTTTGACCTCTTCCGTGAGGATATGGATGTTGTCCGCGAAGCGGTTATCCATGACAAATGGGCACAGATACCATCATGCTTTGCAGACAACAAAGAATTGGCTCTTCACTCTTGTAGTCGTAATCCTTTTGCTTTTAAACATTTTTCGCCAAGGGTTAGAAGTGATCGTGAAGTGTTGATTGCAGCTCTTAAATCGCAAACGAAAATTCCGTCAACTTCAATTGACTTCAACGACTGGGAAATGGTCGCAGCTTATGTAAGCTCTCCCAATTGTTCATTTGGAGATTTGCCCGCAGAAATACTTTCAAGTGCAAGTCATGTGGTTGAACTTGTAAAGAATGACTCAACAGCTCTTGCAAGTGTGCCGTACCATTGCTTGGACAACGAGGCATTCATGAAAACGATGATGGAATTTAATATTCACTCTTTTCAATATGCTTCTGAGAGATTACGGAACTCTGTAGATTTTGTATTGCCATACTGCACTAAACATCCTTTGATGGTGTGGGATCTAGGCAACGAGCTTAAGAATAACAAAGATTTCATCACTCATCTTCTTGAGTCGGACAAGGCCATTTACAACTATCTGCCATTGAATATGCGGGGAAGAAAAAGCTTCGCTAGGTATGTCGCTGATAACCCTGAAACTCATCACGCAATACCATCAGAAATTCTTGACGATGATGGCCTTGTTGATTTGATGGTTCAAAACACATACAAATCGAGATTATTAGAACTCTACACCCGCCTTCCAGCTACACAGAAGATGCGACTTAGCATCATGGAAAAAGTATTCGTTGATACAAATTCCCAGATTTCGGTTGAAGTCTTGCCAGTTGAGCTTCTTGAGCAAATTGGATTTGCAGGAAGTAATTGGAGAGACTGTCCCTCCAATGGATTGCACCTACTTGAACTCTACAGAACAGCCAAACTAAAGGACAGTCTTGACTCAAAACTATCCATCAAGGAAGACAACAAAAGAAAAGTAAAAATCTAA